The nucleotide window GGCAGACCTTTTGGTACAGAAGCGTTCCATGGTTAATGCTGGTAATTTGGCCAGTTTTCTAAACACAATGAGACAATATGTTTGGACCAATATTTCGGTGGCACAGGCCTCTAAAATACTGCCAACACTTATGACCATTAACCGGGGTGATATTAACATCACTACTTTTAAGTCCTGGCCCCAATATTTTGGCAATGCCAGTGCGGTAGGCTATAACGAGGCAGAAAAAAATCAATTCTTCCAGTGGGTTGCAAATCAATAAAAATTTTGTATAGTTACTGGTTATGGATCCTAAGAGGGATAATATATTAAAAGGTAAAATAACCAGCTTGCTGCTAAGCTTTTCGGCACCTGCTGTCATAGGTATGATAGTAGGTGCCCTGTATAATATAGCGGATACCATATTTGTAGGAAAAAGCTCCGGTGCCCTAGCTATAGCCGCCCTGTCTATAGTATTCCCTATTCAGCTAATAATGATGTCAGTGGGAACCATGATTGGGGTAGGCGGTGCCAGCGTAATATCCAGGGCATTAGGAAAAAATAATCCAAAGCGGGCTGCTAATGCTTTCGGCAGCGGTTTGATTTTAAACCTATTGTTCTCTGCTATTTTTGTATTTTTTTCCTTTATTTTTATGGATAAGTTGCTGGTTTTTTTTGGGGCTTCGGCACAGGTAATGGAATATGCCCGCCAGTATATGGGCATTATACTTATCGGCCTCTTTTTCTTTTCTTTTTCTATTACTGGAAATAATTTCCTAAGGGCGGAAGGTAATCCCCGGGCTTCCATGTATGTAATGATTATGGGGGCAGCGGCCAATATAGTATTGGACCCCCTGTTTATTTTTGGTTTTGGCATGGGGGTAAGAGGGGCAGCCATTGCTACCGTTATCAGCCAGGGACTAAGCTGCCTATATATACTTTTCTACTATATTAGGGGCAAGAACTTAATCAAGATTAAGCTCAGCTGTTTTAAATTCCGGCTGCCTTTAATGAAAGAGATCATGGGTGTAGGTTTCCCTTCTTTTATAAGGTCCTCTATGTCCAGTGTTATAATATTGGTTTTCAACCGGGCCTTGGGCTATTATGGCAATGACCTGTATATTGCCATAATGGGCATAGGATTCAGGATGCTGAGCCTAATCCAGATGCCTATCATAGGTATAAACCAGGGTTTTTCCACTATAGCCAGTTTCAATTACGGGGCCCAGCTTCATAACCGGGTGAGAAGGGTGTTGGCTGTTTCTGCTATATGGGTAACCGCTATAGGGGTAGCGGGATCTTTAGTCATTATGCTGTTTACCCGGCAGATTCTAGGATTTTTTAGCAGCAGTCCCCTTTTGATTAATATGGGCATTGAACCGTTAAGGATAATTATGATGTTTCTGCCCTTTTTGGGGGTACAGATTTTAGGGGGAGGGCTGTTTCAAGCCATTGGCAAACCTGCCCCTGCCCTAATTATTACCATGCTGAAGCAAATAATATTTTTAGTACCGGCCATAATTTTATTGCCGATGGTGCTAGGGCTAAAGGGAGTGTGGTTCTCCATACCGGTAGCAGACTTTTTATCGGTAATAGTGACCGTAGTATGGATTTATAAAGAAATGGGGTCATTTGGCCGCAAGATAAATTATGAAAGAGTTAAAACTTAAAAGGGGTGCTAATGATAATTAAGAGAAGATCAGAGTTCAAGCCGGAAATTATGAATGATAACCAGATAAGAGGGGTAAAATTTTATCCTTTGATTACTGCCCAGGACGGGGCCCCTAATTTTGCCATGAGGGTATTTGAAGTAGAGCCCGGCGGCTATAGTCCCCGTCACTCCCATAAATGGGAACATGAAATCTATGTAATAGAAGGCAGCGGCTATGCCGTCAAAGAAAATGGGGTTATACCTATTG belongs to Actinomycetota bacterium and includes:
- a CDS encoding MATE family efflux transporter encodes the protein MDPKRDNILKGKITSLLLSFSAPAVIGMIVGALYNIADTIFVGKSSGALAIAALSIVFPIQLIMMSVGTMIGVGGASVISRALGKNNPKRAANAFGSGLILNLLFSAIFVFFSFIFMDKLLVFFGASAQVMEYARQYMGIILIGLFFFSFSITGNNFLRAEGNPRASMYVMIMGAAANIVLDPLFIFGFGMGVRGAAIATVISQGLSCLYILFYYIRGKNLIKIKLSCFKFRLPLMKEIMGVGFPSFIRSSMSSVIILVFNRALGYYGNDLYIAIMGIGFRMLSLIQMPIIGINQGFSTIASFNYGAQLHNRVRRVLAVSAIWVTAIGVAGSLVIMLFTRQILGFFSSSPLLINMGIEPLRIIMMFLPFLGVQILGGGLFQAIGKPAPALIITMLKQIIFLVPAIILLPMVLGLKGVWFSIPVADFLSVIVTVVWIYKEMGSFGRKINYERVKT
- a CDS encoding cupin domain-containing protein, giving the protein MIIKRRSEFKPEIMNDNQIRGVKFYPLITAQDGAPNFAMRVFEVEPGGYSPRHSHKWEHEIYVIEGSGYAVKENGVIPIGKDDCILVEPSELHQIKAGEEGITFICVVPHEGQPS